The following are encoded together in the Herpetosiphonaceae bacterium genome:
- a CDS encoding ATP-binding protein has protein sequence NARMVDEQEQTVDRLTALNALSLAVTTARLSTDEVMRMTIEGAIGTTNGIGGGAYVLGRDDQPRHLTLHLPESSDRALVPQLKKITDDYIEITDGDIPVELRGHGVQSLLIVPVSGAQSTLGGLWIGYSYPVIAPAEREMVVLYAKTAGAVLENWRLFDQVSAAHDRLASILDSTAEGMLMATKDGRIASANDALTHLLGIPNETLEGRVIADLCRHPALEANHEHLAEICKAIRCVARGNCPAHEGEFIVTAPVERNLAWTVLPVRGNTKKHSASLLVLRDVTAERQTEKLRQDLANMIVHDLRSPLTNMMVSTDLLLKQISGPLNSAQERIIQIASDSSQQMLDLVNALLDIRRLEQRQLELQSRPVELFELVEGVFERTERIAGDRHITLRNETIMLPPIIVDNDLIRRVLQNLVDNSIKFSPQGGEICINASVATPNDLPPNHAPGRWALVEVADQGPGVPESFRGVIFELFGQAPQGKGRGTGLGLAFCKLAIVAHGGTIWVEDRPDGGALFRFTVPLN, from the coding sequence TGAACGCGCGCATGGTCGACGAGCAGGAGCAGACCGTCGATCGGCTGACGGCGCTCAACGCGCTGAGCCTGGCGGTGACGACGGCGCGGCTGTCGACCGACGAGGTGATGCGCATGACGATCGAGGGCGCGATCGGGACGACCAACGGCATCGGCGGCGGCGCGTACGTGCTTGGCCGCGACGACCAGCCGCGTCATCTGACGCTGCATCTGCCGGAGAGCAGCGACCGAGCGCTGGTGCCGCAGCTCAAGAAGATCACCGACGACTACATCGAGATCACCGACGGCGATATTCCGGTCGAGCTGCGCGGGCACGGCGTTCAAAGCCTGCTGATCGTGCCCGTGAGCGGCGCGCAATCGACGCTTGGCGGCCTGTGGATCGGCTACAGCTATCCGGTGATCGCGCCTGCCGAGCGCGAGATGGTGGTGCTCTACGCCAAAACGGCGGGCGCCGTGCTCGAAAACTGGCGCCTCTTCGATCAGGTCAGCGCGGCGCATGATCGGCTGGCGTCGATTCTAGACTCGACCGCCGAAGGCATGCTGATGGCGACGAAGGACGGACGGATCGCATCGGCCAACGACGCACTGACGCATCTGCTGGGCATTCCCAACGAGACGCTAGAGGGCCGGGTCATCGCCGATCTCTGCCGACATCCGGCGCTGGAGGCAAACCACGAGCATCTTGCCGAGATCTGTAAAGCGATCCGCTGTGTCGCGCGGGGCAACTGTCCGGCGCATGAAGGCGAGTTCATCGTCACCGCGCCCGTCGAGCGCAACCTGGCCTGGACGGTGCTGCCGGTACGCGGCAATACCAAGAAGCATAGCGCGTCGCTGCTGGTGCTGCGCGACGTGACCGCCGAGCGGCAGACCGAGAAGCTGCGCCAGGATCTGGCGAATATGATCGTGCATGATCTGCGCTCGCCGCTGACCAACATGATGGTTTCGACCGATCTGCTGCTCAAGCAGATCAGCGGCCCGCTCAACAGCGCCCAGGAGCGCATCATCCAGATCGCCAGCGACAGCAGCCAGCAGATGCTCGATCTGGTCAACGCGCTGCTCGATATTCGTCGGCTGGAGCAGCGCCAGCTTGAGCTACAAAGCCGGCCCGTGGAACTCTTCGAACTGGTCGAGGGCGTCTTCGAGCGTACGGAGCGCATCGCAGGCGATCGGCATATCACGCTGCGCAACGAGACGATCATGCTGCCGCCGATCATCGTCGATAACGATCTGATCCGGCGGGTGCTGCAAAATCTGGTCGATAACTCGATCAAATTCAGCCCGCAGGGCGGCGAGATCTGCATCAATGCCTCGGTCGCCACGCCCAACGATCTGCCGCCCAACCACGCGCCGGGACGCTGGGCGCTCGTCGAGGTGGCCGATCAGGGGCCGGGCGTGCCCGAATCGTTCCGTGGCGTGATCTTCGAGCTGTTCGGGCAAGCGCCGCAGGGCAAGGGACGCGGCACCGGCCTGGGTCTAGCCTTCTGTAAGCTAGCTATCGTGGCCCACGGCGGCACGATCTGGGTCGAAGACCGGCCTGATGGCGGCGCGCTCTTCCGCTTCACCGTGCCGCTGAACTAA